In Methanococcus voltae, a single window of DNA contains:
- a CDS encoding FecCD family ABC transporter permease, whose protein sequence is MEKMKKLSTKNSKEFKFINYLLIALNLGGKSENTKKINYTLTLFPLIFIISFILSLFIGRLWFEPNSIFTDSLAKNILLNVRLPRLIAVSLSGACLALSGVALQNLFKNYLAGPNILGVTSGSAFGAVLAILLISYNPYAIQISAFLSGIVAMALTYTVGKKLNGSLRTESESSIINLVLAGIAVSALFSAGVGLIKYVANPTDKLQAITYWLLGSFTGIRWDDVYITVIPLIICIIGLNLLKWQFNILSMGEENAKSLGLNVKKYSVIIILLATLGTSSATAMAGMVQWIGLVSPHIARLVVGVDNRRLIPASMFTGASLLLICDTIARSLTPSELPLSVMTSIIGVPILLKILIRNQNKL, encoded by the coding sequence ATGGAAAAAATGAAGAAATTATCTACCAAAAATTCAAAGGAATTTAAATTTATTAATTATTTACTTATTGCACTTAATTTGGGTGGTAAATCAGAAAATACTAAAAAAATTAATTATACTTTAACCTTATTTCCTTTAATTTTTATAATTTCTTTCATTTTATCATTATTTATTGGAAGACTTTGGTTTGAACCAAATAGTATATTTACCGATTCATTAGCAAAAAATATTTTATTAAATGTAAGATTACCTAGATTAATAGCAGTTTCGCTGTCAGGAGCTTGTTTAGCATTATCTGGGGTGGCATTACAAAATTTATTTAAAAATTACTTGGCAGGACCTAATATATTAGGTGTAACAAGTGGTTCAGCGTTTGGTGCTGTTTTGGCAATTCTTTTGATATCTTACAACCCTTATGCAATACAGATATCCGCCTTTTTGTCTGGTATCGTAGCAATGGCATTGACATATACTGTAGGGAAAAAATTAAATGGTAGTTTAAGAACTGAATCCGAATCCAGCATTATAAACTTGGTTTTGGCAGGTATCGCAGTTTCCGCACTATTTTCCGCAGGTGTGGGACTTATAAAATACGTTGCAAACCCAACTGACAAACTACAAGCAATTACATACTGGTTATTGGGTAGTTTTACTGGTATCCGTTGGGATGATGTTTATATTACTGTAATACCTTTAATAATATGTATAATTGGTTTAAACCTCTTAAAATGGCAATTTAATATATTATCAATGGGCGAGGAAAACGCCAAATCTCTTGGTTTAAATGTTAAAAAATACTCCGTAATTATAATATTACTTGCAACACTTGGGACTTCTTCCGCTACTGCAATGGCAGGTATGGTGCAATGGATTGGATTGGTAAGTCCACACATAGCTCGTTTAGTTGTAGGTGTAGACAATAGACGTTTAATACCTGCATCAATGTTCACAGGAGCGTCATTGTTGTTAATATGTGACACTATAGCGCGTTCTTTAACACCTTCAGAATTACCATTAAGTGTCATGACTTCAATAATCGGAGTTCCAATACTGTTAAAAATATTGATTAGAAATCAAAATAAGCTTTAA
- a CDS encoding lactaldehyde dehydrogenase, which produces MFIDGKWILRDEIDVINPYDYKVIEKITANSRDETKNAIKVAMENKEHMHKLSANNRYKILMRLADAVSNNKDRFVKLLAIDAGKPVRQGRIEVDRSITTLRLSAFYAKELRGETINSENRLIYTKKEPLGVVGAITPFNYPLNLVVHKIAPAIATGNTIVLHPSSKAPLSAILLTKLIENTLKKMKIPLGVFNLVTGHGEVVGNEIATNENVNMISFTGSVEVGQNIAKNAGMKKVALELGGNNPLIVLEDCDIDKAVENAVRSKFLNSGQVCISVGKVLVHEQIYDEFIEKLVDKTRDFNIGNPLEDSTDMGPLITSENADRVENLIKTSISEGGELITGGMRRDSLISPTIISVKENNTLLNVETFGPVLPVTKIINMEHGLELANKGNYGLQAGVFTRDINKAMYIAENLNYGGVMINNSPTFRQENMPFGGVKNSGLGREGIKYTVEEMTEDKTIVIHNDFRF; this is translated from the coding sequence ATGTTTATTGATGGCAAATGGATACTCAGAGATGAAATTGACGTTATAAATCCGTATGATTACAAAGTCATTGAAAAAATTACTGCAAATAGTAGGGACGAGACTAAAAATGCGATAAAAGTTGCCATGGAAAATAAGGAACATATGCACAAATTATCGGCAAACAATCGGTATAAAATATTAATGAGATTAGCAGACGCTGTTTCAAACAATAAGGACCGTTTTGTAAAGTTATTAGCGATAGATGCAGGAAAACCTGTCCGTCAAGGTCGAATAGAAGTAGACCGTAGTATTACCACACTTAGATTATCCGCATTCTATGCCAAAGAATTACGCGGAGAAACTATAAATTCGGAAAATAGACTCATATATACTAAAAAGGAACCTTTGGGAGTTGTAGGTGCAATTACTCCATTCAATTATCCCTTAAATTTAGTAGTGCACAAAATAGCGCCTGCAATAGCTACAGGGAATACTATTGTATTACACCCTTCGTCTAAGGCGCCATTATCTGCAATATTACTTACAAAGCTAATAGAAAACACCTTGAAAAAGATGAAAATACCATTAGGCGTATTTAATTTAGTTACCGGTCATGGTGAAGTTGTAGGTAACGAAATAGCCACTAATGAAAATGTTAATATGATTTCATTCACGGGCAGTGTAGAAGTAGGTCAAAATATTGCTAAAAATGCTGGCATGAAAAAAGTTGCTCTTGAATTAGGTGGCAATAATCCATTGATAGTATTGGAAGATTGCGATATTGATAAAGCCGTAGAAAATGCAGTTAGAAGCAAATTTTTAAATTCTGGGCAGGTATGTATATCAGTAGGTAAAGTTTTAGTACATGAACAGATTTACGATGAATTTATTGAAAAATTAGTTGATAAAACGCGTGATTTTAATATAGGAAATCCTCTTGAGGATAGTACCGATATGGGGCCACTCATAACTTCAGAAAATGCAGATAGGGTGGAAAACTTAATAAAAACATCTATTTCAGAAGGTGGGGAACTAATAACTGGCGGAATGAGGCGAGATTCATTAATAAGTCCTACAATAATTTCGGTTAAAGAAAATAACACATTATTGAATGTTGAAACTTTTGGACCAGTCTTACCAGTTACAAAAATTATAAATATGGAACATGGCCTAGAATTAGCCAATAAAGGCAATTATGGGTTACAAGCGGGCGTATTTACGCGAGATATAAATAAAGCCATGTATATTGCAGAAAATCTGAATTACGGCGGGGTAATGATAAATAATAGCCCCACGTTTAGACAGGAGAATATGCCTTTTGGAGGCGTCAAGAATAGTGGTTTAGGGAGAGAAGGAATAAAATATACTGTAGAAGAGATGACCGAAGATAAAACTATTGTAATTCACAATGATTTTAGATTTTAG
- a CDS encoding ABC transporter ATP-binding protein, which produces MAKKLMLDVSNVNFNYKFENHNVLDKCNLELKKGEVGCILGQNGVGKSTLLKCITGLLNYTGNVKVANKEISQINPKERSKLITYSAQEFSINFNYSVFEILLMGRNPYVNFFNGPTIEDEELVYKTLNKLQIEHLANKSFLSLSGGQKRLVMIARALIQDSKVMIFDEPTSFLDFKNQVLILDVIKKISKEYEKTILFSLHDPNLTYFSDKIFTMKNGTIVNSGGQDLLNRDTFMDIYGLSTDILQYNNKKIVIPNI; this is translated from the coding sequence ATGGCAAAAAAACTAATGCTAGACGTTTCAAATGTTAATTTTAACTATAAATTCGAAAACCACAATGTATTGGATAAATGTAATTTAGAATTAAAAAAGGGCGAAGTTGGTTGTATTTTAGGACAGAATGGGGTAGGAAAATCTACTTTATTAAAATGTATCACCGGTTTATTGAATTACACCGGTAATGTTAAGGTAGCAAATAAAGAAATATCTCAGATAAATCCCAAAGAACGTTCTAAACTCATAACTTATTCCGCACAAGAATTTAGCATTAATTTTAATTATTCAGTATTTGAAATATTATTAATGGGCAGAAATCCCTATGTTAACTTTTTCAATGGTCCAACTATCGAAGATGAAGAATTAGTGTATAAAACATTAAATAAGTTACAAATTGAGCATTTGGCAAACAAAAGTTTTTTATCATTAAGTGGCGGTCAAAAAAGACTGGTAATGATTGCAAGGGCTTTAATTCAAGATAGCAAAGTTATGATATTTGATGAACCAACGAGTTTTTTAGATTTTAAAAATCAAGTATTAATATTGGATGTAATCAAAAAAATTTCAAAAGAATATGAAAAAACAATTTTATTCTCATTACATGACCCTAATTTAACATATTTTTCAGATAAGATATTTACAATGAAAAACGGAACAATAGTAAATAGTGGCGGTCAGGATTTACTTAATAGGGATACTTTCATGGATATTTATGGATTATCCACTGATATACTCCAATACAACAATAAAAAGATTGTGATTCCGAATATATAA
- a CDS encoding ABC transporter substrate-binding protein: protein MKLNKNMKKTLKTIILTMFLCVILTMSGCTTTQTDTTDNTSVKGNEITKISTISLLDGLNNNVTVNYPCNSVVSTYGMVPAVIYSLDAQDTLKAGKGIMGSDEFLRILNPNFDDMAQVNTENVEEIKKTNPDVVFAPYWNEKNGIYTQLNSLDVPVFFVDIETVPNYYKLLSNMGKMFNKSEKSDYLIDYYKGKIQYIQDTVKDSEKPKVLVLAHSAKKNSFWTPGGDFWGNEMVDIAGGVSVSKDLETGKMPVNVEQISNWNPDKIIIITYTRDFSSIDAKNQLMNDEGWKEINAVKNGEVYGMPNDGDSWDVLSPKFTLGLMWTAKVIHPEVMNVSLKDEAMQQYVDVYDMTPEQISKVKIVGDAIN from the coding sequence ATGAAACTAAATAAAAATATGAAAAAGACTTTAAAAACTATTATATTGACAATGTTTTTATGCGTTATCTTGACAATGTCTGGTTGTACTACTACACAAACTGATACTACCGATAATACAAGTGTAAAAGGTAACGAAATCACTAAAATTTCAACTATTTCATTATTAGATGGTTTAAACAATAATGTAACTGTAAATTACCCCTGTAATAGTGTAGTTTCTACATATGGAATGGTACCCGCTGTAATATATTCATTGGATGCTCAAGACACCCTTAAAGCAGGTAAGGGTATAATGGGTAGTGACGAATTTTTAAGAATATTAAACCCTAATTTCGACGATATGGCGCAAGTAAACACGGAAAACGTAGAGGAAATTAAGAAAACTAATCCTGACGTCGTTTTTGCACCATACTGGAACGAAAAGAATGGTATATACACACAATTGAACAGTTTAGATGTACCTGTATTTTTTGTAGATATTGAAACAGTACCTAATTACTACAAATTATTATCAAATATGGGTAAAATGTTTAATAAATCCGAAAAATCCGATTATTTAATCGATTACTATAAAGGTAAAATCCAATATATTCAAGACACTGTAAAAGACAGCGAAAAACCTAAAGTATTGGTATTGGCACACAGTGCTAAGAAAAACTCATTTTGGACACCAGGGGGAGATTTCTGGGGTAATGAAATGGTAGACATTGCAGGTGGGGTAAGTGTTTCAAAAGATCTTGAAACTGGTAAAATGCCCGTAAACGTAGAGCAAATTTCAAATTGGAATCCTGATAAAATTATTATCATTACCTATACGAGAGATTTCTCATCAATAGATGCTAAAAATCAATTAATGAACGACGAAGGATGGAAAGAGATAAACGCTGTTAAAAACGGTGAAGTTTATGGAATGCCAAACGATGGGGATTCATGGGATGTATTAAGCCCTAAATTTACATTGGGTTTAATGTGGACTGCAAAAGTTATCCACCCTGAAGTTATGAACGTTTCATTAAAAGACGAAGCAATGCAACAATATGTTGACGTATACGATATGACTCCAGAACAAATTTCCAAAGTAAAAATTGTCGGAGACGCAATTAATTAA
- a CDS encoding TldD/PmbA family protein → MMVLNLDCLNVEKIQKLLEKGTYADIRVIKSCSNNIVMKDGEVDEISSGNYGGVIVRVLENNGWGLATSNDINMANIEELFTSAYKSAKLSDIHTNKEVIMKEVPIVSDRIKTKVKINPLDISIEEKKEYMNIVNKNLSDENNQIVSKSVNYSDAEGASLLLTSEGTCIESEGIKTLMRMMAVSKGESLQFAFDKSGGDGFEAISEDNLEEKSIKVKERALRLLSAKPCPKGEFNVVLDPELAGVFIHEAVGHATEADLVLSNDSVFKNRIGDVIGSEEVTVIDDPTIEGSFGFYKYDNEGVKGTKSTLIENGVLKGYLHSRETAGRLGMDVTGNSRAQALNKPIVRMSNTYIKSKNWKFDELIEDTKDGIYLIGSRGGQVDTGKGLFQFNSVEAFMIENGELTTSLKDAGLSGEIMSILHDVNAVTDDFYLSKGYCGKGGQSVPVGDGGGFIRTKTTLC, encoded by the coding sequence ATTATGGTTTTAAATTTAGATTGTTTGAATGTCGAAAAAATTCAAAAATTACTAGAAAAAGGAACTTATGCAGATATAAGAGTCATTAAAAGTTGTTCTAACAACATAGTAATGAAAGATGGGGAAGTGGACGAAATATCCAGTGGAAACTACGGGGGCGTTATCGTTAGAGTGCTTGAAAATAATGGCTGGGGCTTAGCAACGTCTAACGACATAAATATGGCCAATATTGAAGAATTATTTACTAGCGCGTATAAAAGTGCCAAATTATCTGATATTCATACTAATAAGGAAGTTATAATGAAAGAAGTTCCAATAGTAAGCGATAGGATAAAAACAAAGGTTAAAATAAATCCTTTGGATATTTCAATCGAAGAAAAAAAGGAATATATGAACATAGTAAATAAAAACCTTAGCGACGAGAATAATCAAATTGTAAGCAAATCCGTTAATTATTCCGATGCAGAGGGTGCTTCTTTACTCCTTACAAGTGAGGGAACATGTATTGAAAGTGAAGGGATAAAAACACTTATGAGAATGATGGCAGTTTCAAAAGGGGAATCTTTACAATTTGCATTTGATAAATCAGGTGGCGATGGTTTTGAAGCCATTTCTGAAGATAATTTAGAAGAAAAAAGTATAAAAGTCAAAGAAAGAGCTTTAAGATTACTTAGTGCAAAACCTTGTCCAAAAGGAGAATTTAACGTAGTTTTAGACCCTGAATTAGCGGGAGTATTTATACACGAAGCGGTTGGACACGCTACTGAAGCGGACTTGGTTTTATCCAATGATAGCGTATTTAAAAATAGAATAGGAGACGTAATCGGTAGTGAAGAAGTAACTGTTATTGACGACCCTACAATTGAAGGTTCGTTTGGATTTTATAAATACGATAATGAAGGTGTTAAGGGAACAAAGTCAACACTTATTGAGAACGGTGTTTTAAAAGGGTATTTGCATTCAAGAGAAACTGCAGGAAGACTCGGTATGGATGTAACAGGTAATTCTAGAGCTCAAGCACTTAATAAGCCTATCGTAAGAATGAGTAATACATACATAAAGTCTAAAAACTGGAAATTCGACGAATTAATCGAAGATACCAAAGACGGTATTTACTTAATTGGCTCTAGAGGTGGACAGGTCGACACAGGTAAAGGTTTATTCCAGTTCAACTCCGTAGAAGCATTTATGATTGAAAATGGAGAATTAACCACGTCACTCAAAGATGCAGGACTTAGTGGCGAAATTATGTCAATTTTACATGACGTAAATGCCGTTACAGATGACTTCTACCTTAGCAAAGGTTACTGTGGAAAAGGAGGTCAAAGTGTACCGGTAGGAGACGGTGGCGGTTTTATAAGAACCAAAACCACTTTGTGTTAA
- a CDS encoding Rossmann-like domain-containing protein, whose protein sequence is MIVEQMKEKAINLIKKDIESGNLKEVILKDFALGIPYAYTVLEFVKTDGTSKEVLGAGMTLNEGGSCNKLENKTPDLYDLLEKVSSFSYTDRALGISAINAISQYYIMAQDLKKQDAVEVILNLDGVKNIGFIGNIAPIANELKKKGDYNIYVFDRGGSCCSGGFLMDTFEYRLLPEMDALFITGSTMVNDTIDMVLDRAVNSKINVLTGPTAQMHPELLEGTKITHMGSIMVNDVENTVMNLKLGSSCGLFQKGTKYTIDVKNYKL, encoded by the coding sequence ATGATTGTAGAACAAATGAAAGAAAAAGCAATAAATTTAATAAAAAAAGACATAGAAAGCGGAAATTTAAAGGAAGTAATCTTAAAGGACTTTGCACTAGGAATACCTTACGCTTATACGGTTTTAGAGTTTGTTAAAACTGACGGAACTTCTAAAGAGGTTTTGGGGGCAGGTATGACATTAAATGAGGGGGGCTCCTGTAATAAGTTGGAGAACAAAACACCAGATTTATATGATTTACTAGAAAAAGTCTCAAGTTTTTCATACACTGACAGAGCTTTGGGTATTTCTGCTATAAATGCAATTTCGCAGTATTATATAATGGCACAGGATTTAAAGAAACAGGATGCCGTAGAAGTTATATTAAACTTAGATGGTGTAAAAAACATAGGATTTATTGGAAATATAGCACCTATTGCAAATGAATTGAAAAAAAAAGGCGACTACAATATCTATGTTTTTGATAGAGGTGGCTCATGTTGTTCAGGTGGTTTCTTAATGGATACGTTTGAATATAGGTTATTGCCAGAAATGGACGCTTTATTTATAACTGGCTCAACCATGGTAAACGATACAATCGACATGGTATTAGATAGGGCGGTAAATTCTAAAATAAATGTTTTAACAGGACCTACGGCACAAATGCACCCTGAATTATTGGAAGGAACAAAAATAACGCACATGGGTTCTATAATGGTAAACGATGTTGAAAATACCGTAATGAATTTAAAATTAGGCTCTTCATGCGGATTATTCCAAAAAGGAACTAAATATACTATAGATGTGAAAAATTATAAATTATAA